The segment TAGTACTATATTTTTACTTATCGATATACCTCCATATTCTGCTGCATATGGATTGAAACCTACGGCTTTAACTTCGTAGCCGGTTGTTGTTTTCTCCAGTATTATATAAATAGCAATTGCAGCGACTATGGCTATTAAGATACTAGAGGGAATTGTAGATGCTTGGACTGTTAATAGCGCAGGAAGTTGAGCACTTTGTGCAATTTCAGGGGATTTTGGAACGCCTGCGCCTACAGCAAATGGTCCGGCTACCAGATAATTGGTAATATGATAAGCTATCCAGTTCAACATTATGGTACTTATAACTTCATGAGCACCAGTTTTAGCTTTAAGCCAACCGGCTATAGATGCCCAAAAGGCTCCTCCAGCCATACCAGCAACAATGGTCAAAGGTATTGCAACAGCAGAGGGGACATTGCCTAAGTTCAGACCTACCGCTACCGCCATTATCCCTCCCATGGCCATTTGACCTTCGGCACCTATATTGAAAACTCCAGCTCGAAATCCAAAGCCAACTGCTAAACCAGTAAGTAACAAACTAGTCATTTTTGTTATATTGTCAGCCCAGGAAAGCCTGCTGCCAACCGCTCCTTTAATCATGGCTCCATAGGCTTTTAAAGGATTTTGACCTATGGCTAATATTATAATTGCTGCAATTAAAAGTGAAACTACAACTGCTAAAAAAGGTACTAGAAAAGACATCCATCTTGATTTCATAAGTTTTGAGGAAGAAGTCACTTTATTAGCGCCTCCTATTTATAGACTTTTAATTTCTCCAGCCTCTTCCATTAATTTTACTTCATCCAAACTCTTTCCTGCCATCATTAAACCGATCTCTTCTATTGTTAATTGACCATTTTCAAATTCACCCATAGATTTTCCTTCATACATAACCATTATTCTATCAGATAAAGACAAGATTTCTTCGAGTTCCATGGATATCAGTAAAATAGCCACTCCTTCTTGTCTCAAATGTATCAATTCTTTGTGGACGTATTCTATTGCTCCTACGTCTAATCCTCGTGTAGGTTGGGAAACGACTATAAATTTAGGTGAAGTGCCAATTTCTCGCGCGATGATAACTTTTTGTTGGTTTCCACCAGATAAGTTTCCTGTATATATATCAATCTCAGGTGGTCTAACATCAAACTTCTCTATGAGGTCTTTCGAAAAATCTCTTATATCATCAAGTTTTAGGAATCCTCTTTCTGAAAATTGTGGTTTGTCATGAGAACCTAAAATCAGATTAAAATAATTTGGGAATTCATGAACCATTCCTCTTTTTTGTCTGTCTTCAGGTACATGAGCTATGCCTAGCTCCCTTAATTCTTTTACAGATAAATTTGTAACCTCTTTACCTTGGAAATAGAACTTACCACTTTCGATTTTTCTAAGGCCAGTTAAGGCTTCAGCAAGTTCAGACTGTCCATTTCCTGCAACTCCAGCTATTCCTAGAATC is part of the Petrotoga miotherma DSM 10691 genome and harbors:
- a CDS encoding ABC transporter permease, which produces MKSRWMSFLVPFLAVVVSLLIAAIIILAIGQNPLKAYGAMIKGAVGSRLSWADNITKMTSLLLTGLAVGFGFRAGVFNIGAEGQMAMGGIMAVAVGLNLGNVPSAVAIPLTIVAGMAGGAFWASIAGWLKAKTGAHEVISTIMLNWIAYHITNYLVAGPFAVGAGVPKSPEIAQSAQLPALLTVQASTIPSSILIAIVAAIAIYIILEKTTTGYEVKAVGFNPYAAEYGGISISKNIVLTMAISGALAGLAGALEVMSVHHRIFGAFTSDRGFDGITIALIGQNNPIGIIFAAFLISSLRSGSNAMQTIGVPDDIIVVIQGIIIYFVAADRIIRTWIMKATQLGKKKSPKTIQGGEEE